GAATCATTGCACTTTGTACATTAAATAAATTTGATTTGCAATATAATCTGAACTAAAATGAAGCCCCTTCGTTATCCACCACATGATGATGCCTACCAATGAAGCTGTTTTAATATCAACCGCGACATAGTCAGCAGGTAAATCCTTTTTGGTATTCTTTCTTCTTGTTTCTACTAGTTGCTTTAAAAATAAAAACAATTGCTCCTCAAATTGATTCATTTTAAATATAATAAGTAAATAATTTCGATGGATATATAAATAATCAAGAAATTGTGTTAGTTTTTGTTTTTCTGATAAATCTTTTGCATGTATTAAATCAACAATTTTATTAGAAAGCTCATTTGAAATCTCGTTGGTGATTTGCGTTAGTAAATCTTGAATATCTTGATAATGTAAGTAAAATGTTGTCCGATTTAATTCTGCTTTGGCTACGACTTTCTGAACCGTTAAGTTTGAAATGGTGGGGTCCTCACATAAAAGAGAAAAGACGGCATTTTTAAACATTTCTCTTGAACGAATTGTACGAGGATCTTCTTTTTTAGGTGTAGACATTTTTAACCCCCTTTATAGATTTTCCTTTGACTTTCTCAACATCATATATGTTTTATGTCGAGTAGTGAACATTTTAAAAAAAACTGTTCATGGTCAAAGAATATATATCTTGTTACTATTGA
The DNA window shown above is from Peribacillus sp. FSL P2-0133 and carries:
- a CDS encoding TetR-like C-terminal domain-containing protein — protein: MSTPKKEDPRTIRSREMFKNAVFSLLCEDPTISNLTVQKVVAKAELNRTTFYLHYQDIQDLLTQITNEISNELSNKIVDLIHAKDLSEKQKLTQFLDYLYIHRNYLLIIFKMNQFEEQLFLFLKQLVETRRKNTKKDLPADYVAVDIKTASLVGIIMWWITKGLHFSSDYIANQIYLMYKVQ